The nucleotide sequence CTCAGCATTTCAAAGCATTTCAAACACTACGGGCAATCCAATTATATTATTACTTTTGGTTTTCTCAATAATAGGATTTAAAAGAATATACAAAAAATAATGGGAGTTAAATGCTCCCAAACTTTTTTTTAAATGAAAATTATTAATCATGATGAAAAAGTCAGTTAAACTTCTATGACATCCCCATAATAACCATTATTATAACTTTCATCGTAATACATATCAATTAGCACACCGTTAATGTCTGACATGTTAACCCATGTGCGAAGGCCTTCATATGTATATTCCTTTCCGTTTTTTACAAAGGTTCCGTTAACATTATCGCTGGTGAGATACACTTCATCACCTTTGATTACAGAAACCCTTTTTAAAATATCAATATTTTTAGGATGATATTTGGCACTTACTATATCTCCAACATGGATATCATGGGTTTTATTCAATATGAACATGGATCCATCTTTTATTGTAGGTTCCATTGAAATTCCCCTGGCTTTTCCAAGATAAATGAAAGAATCATCACCATAAGGGGATTTGATTGTGATGTCAGGATTATCAATGCCATAGTTCCGACAGATTTCCCGTATTTCATTTTTTAAAGTGGTAATATTTGCATTGGAATCATAAGTTTGATCAACAATGCATTCATATATCTCATTTTGCAAATTATAGTCATTTTGAGGAACATAAACATCAATATAAGAACTTTCGCCCTTTTCAAAAAATTCAATTGTAACCTGATTGGAATCAGAATCTTCATAATAATTGGAGTTCATGTCAAAAAATTCCGTGTCATACCACGGATCTGCATATTCGTAGTAATAGTTTGCAGATACAGAAGTGATGAATACAAAAATTACAAAAATGGATATTAAAATGGACATGCATATTTTTTTGTTCATATTATCACTTAGAGAAATTAATTAAAGATATTCTATATTTTGAAGGTAATATAGTTTATGAAATGGGATATATCACTTTTCATCAGTTTTAAAAATGAATTTAAATAGTTTTGAATAATTCATCAACAAATATGCGCTTTAAACTACTATAGATAATGTAAATGCAACATGTAATGTCACAATCAACATTGATGGAGTGAATTACACTGCAGAATTAACAAATTAAGTAACATATGCATTCAGTTATACTGCTACAGTAATTATTTATAGAATTCCAAGATTTGGAAAATATATACTGTACATGAGATAATCAGAGGCCGGCGTAGGCGAAACCGGTGAAATCATGTGCAGAGGTTTCAATGTAATGAAAGGATACTATAACATGCCTGAAAAAACTGCAGAAACCATAGAACCTGACGGATGGCTACACTCAGGAGACCTTGCAACTATTTGAGGAGGAATTCCCACTTACAACCAGTGGAAAAATCCAGAAATACAAGTTAGGCGACTAAGATCTCAAACTATTGGATGAATGATGTGAAAGAGGAGAATTGTATCTTCTCTTTTTATACTATTTTTTTAAATTTAAAATAAGCGATTTTTAATTGTTTTTTATTATTATCTGTTTTTTTTAAAATCATTGTAAAGAAATTATTTACATATTGGTTTAATATTTTTTAGTATTTTTTTTACTTTATTATATAATTTTTTATACTTTTTTTTTATACATTTAACGATTTTCAATTCATAATGATTAATATTTTTTTAACTTAATAGTTATTTTTAGTTGATTTGTATAATTTTATTTTTTATTGTGGAAAATTTTATAAAAATTCTGCTATTTGTTGAAAATTATTAAATTTAATATATTGAACATTTTTCATTATTTTTTATTTTTTTTAATTATATTGTTAGTAAATTTTATATATAATTAGAAAATAATATCATAAATGCAATAATATTTTGATAATTAGTTTTTTAACTTTTAATCTAAATTCAATAGGATGAAATTAAAAAAATTTTAAATAAAAATAATAAATTTTATTTAATTAAATTTAATTTTTTCTACATTGTCAAAATTATGTTGTGATATGATAAATTTGATTTATTATATGTGTAAGTAAAAAATTGTATTCATAAGGAGGAGATAATATCAAAAAAATAGAAAAATCTATTTTGATTATTTTGATATTATTCTTGCTCGTATTTTTAGTGGGAGTTGTTAGTGCATCACAAGATTCGGCAATGAATAATATGACATTAACGAAAACGGATGATGATGTTATATACGAGTCGCTGCCGAGTGATTCTGCTGAAGGCTACCTGCAAGCTAGTGATAATGAATTATTGTCAGCTACCCATGATATTTCAGGTTCTACTGTTCAGGATATTAAAAATTATTTTGATTCCGGAGCAGTTCATGAAGGTGATACAGTATATCTTGGAAATAAAGATTTCACATCCAATTGGCAGCAATGGGATGGAAATCAGGTAAATGTCAATGTTGCTAATGTCATTATAACTGGTGGAAGCAGTTCCAACCCAAATGGATTTTCCACAATAAATGCAAATTATGCTAAAGTATTTAGCTTTAATGCAGCTGGAATCACTTTAAGCAATGTTAAGATTTTAAATTCAAATAGTGGTAGTGGACCAGGTTCTGCTGTTTACGTTCAGTCTTCAGACTGTAAAATA is from Methanobrevibacter sp. and encodes:
- a CDS encoding S26 family signal peptidase: MNKKICMSILISIFVIFVFITSVSANYYYEYADPWYDTEFFDMNSNYYEDSDSNQVTIEFFEKGESSYIDVYVPQNDYNLQNEIYECIVDQTYDSNANITTLKNEIREICRNYGIDNPDITIKSPYGDDSFIYLGKARGISMEPTIKDGSMFILNKTHDIHVGDIVSAKYHPKNIDILKRVSVIKGDEVYLTSDNVNGTFVKNGKEYTYEGLRTWVNMSDINGVLIDMYYDESYNNGYYGDVIEV